In the Sarcophilus harrisii chromosome 3, mSarHar1.11, whole genome shotgun sequence genome, one interval contains:
- the ATP5PF gene encoding ATP synthase-coupling factor 6, mitochondrial, with protein sequence MALKRLLKFSTLVRSATSIYFQRNIGITAVAFNKELDPVQKLFVDKIREYKSKRQAAGGPVDIGPEYQQDLDRELFKLKQMYGKADMNTFPTFKFEDPKFEEAPKPQS encoded by the exons ATGGCTCTTAAAAGGCTCCTCAAGTTTTCAACTCTTGTAAGGTCTGCAACTTCGATTTATTTTCAGAGGAACATTGGTATTACAGCTGTTGCATTTAACAAGGAACTTGATCCTGTTCAAAAACTCTTTGTAGACAAGATTAGAGAATATAAATCCAAGAGACA GGCAGCTGGAGGACCTGTTGATATAGGTCCTGAATATCAACAAGATTTGGACAGGGAACTCTTCAAGCTTAAGCAGATGTATGGTAAAGCAGACATGAATACATTCCCAACATTCAAATTTGAAG acCCCAAATTTGAAGAGGCACCTAAACCTCAGTCTTGA